One window of Perca fluviatilis chromosome 12, GENO_Pfluv_1.0, whole genome shotgun sequence genomic DNA carries:
- the LOC120569747 gene encoding probable ribonuclease ZC3H12C — protein sequence MGVKNHLEDGTGHILSLGLDLDYLHVEGAKRQVSLSTVRDPGNIGVLNVKAGNGSNSIGSSSTSFSTNSICSSSSSCSNFSDSDDERLQNGSGSESQYPQQDQPHLQHQESSSVFQTVRLDLAPNRCPGDPPQPETSTPTDPVTDYRAKVEFALKLGYSEELVLLVLRKLGADALINDMLGELVKLGTKTEMEQQRGLTVSQSPSFSLSSALVCSSSSSSFSNSSTDSCRLLCPSQLLEDKENLRPVVVDGSNVAMSHGNKEVFSCQGIQLAVDWFLERGHRDITVFVPAWRKEQSRPDALITDQEILRRLEKEKILVFTPSRRVQGRRVVCYDDRFIVKLAYESDGIIVSNDNYRDLANEKPEWKKFIDERLLMYSFVNDKFMPPDDPLGRHGPSLENFLRKRPIVPEHRKQPCPYGKKCTYGHKCKFYHPERGSQPQRAVADELRASAKMSSVASRGLLEDALMVKSQSSGQPKRTTEAEPSRGIPKKQPSPSLRGSFTDLLEDKLRIKSKVEGRRGSNSSSSSSSCSSSFLGYPAPGGGPSSGNFDRWEHPGGSGGGSLRVAGASGPSQTETYHRCESPELGYSSLVKAYSSLSLVVPQSPECFFPADLRAGSRLSDCSSEGSASSDSFSPDPLLDDGSKCHHHHHHPHHHHHCSGQNAHPVSRVPPGLGQHAPHSYPVPQALRRQHGFGLEDPPSSLTSHVSPRPFKSPSPYIPPHLRHPLLSSFPGEFPARSPQTSTAHSHSQSNLMGSLWQEGGLQDPQVRRNHSGLNQQPQHQINWDPHYQQPPKPCYDPYGFQSLPEVHEKAWHSPWGRQAHSSPRGLSASSLPPLPQLSLPSITTHKSHLSSVPQQQVPPVSGQYQDLRERVFVNLCRIFPPDLVRMVMTRNPHVVDAQELAAAILMEKSQHGS from the exons ATGGGCGTGAAAAACCATCTGGAGGATGGGACAGGCCACATCCTCAGCCTGGGGCTGGATCTAGACTACCTCCATGTGGAAGGTGCTAAGCGACAGGTCAGCCTGAGCACTGTGAGGGATCCTGGGAATATAGGGGTCTTAAACGTCAAAGCTGGTAACGGCAGTAACAGTATTGGTAGTAGTAGCACAAGTTTTAGTACTAATTCAAtctgtagcagcagtagtagttgCAGTAACTTCTCAGACAGTGACGATGAACGGCTCCAGAATGGGTCTGGTTCAGAATCTCAATACCCTCAGCAAGACCAGCCTCACCTACAGCACCAGGAGTCATCTTCAGTCTTTCAGACAGTCAGGCTGGACCTGGCACCAAACCGATGCCCTGGAGACCCCCCACAGCCAGAAACATCAACCCCCACTGACCCCGTCACAGACTACCGCGCCAAGGTGGAGTTTGCTCTCAAGCTTGGCTACTCTGAGGAGCTGGTGCTGCTGGTGCTGAGGAAACTGGGGGCAGACGCACTCATCAATGACATGCTGGGCGAGCTGGTCAAACTGGGAACCAAGACAGAGATGGAGCAACAAAGAGGTTTGACTGTCTCCCagtctccctccttctctttgtCATCTGCTTTggtctgctcctcttcctcttcttccttctcCAACTCCTCCACGGACTCTTGTCGGCTGCTGTGTCCGTCCCAGCTGCTGGAGGACAAAGAAAACCTTCGGCCCGTTGTGGTGGATGGGAGCAACGTAGCCATGAG TCATGGAAATAAGGAAGTGTTCTCCTGTCAAGGCATCCAGCTGGCCGTTGATTGGTTCTTGGAGCGAGGCCACCGTGACATTACGGTTTTTGTCCCTGCCTGGAGAAAAGAGCAATCACGACCTGATGCCCTCATCACAG ACCAAGAGATCCTACGGCGACTAGAGAAAGAGAAGATCCTGGTCTTCACCCCATCTCGCCGCGTGCAGGGACGCCGTGTGGTTTGCTACGATGACCGATTCATCGTCAAACTGGCCTACGAGTCAGACGGCATCATTGTTTCCAACGACAACTACCGTGACCTAGCCAATGAGAAGCCAGAGTGGAAGAAATTCATTGATGAGCGTCTACTGATGTACTCCTTTGTAAACGACAA GTTCATGCCACCAGATGACCCACTGGGACGCCACGGACCTAGTCTGGAGAACTTCCTGAGGAAGAGGCCTATTGTTCCTGAACACAGGAAGCAGCCATGTCCTTATG GGAAGAAGTGCACATATGGCCACAAGTGCAAGTTTTACCACCCTGAAAGGGGTAGCCAGCCCCAGCGTGCCGTGGCTGATGAGCTCCGTGCCAGTGCCAAAATGTCATCAGTAGCTTCTAGAGGCCTACTGGAAGATGCCCTGATGGTGAAGAGCCAAAGTTCTGGTCAACCAAAAAGAACGACTGAGGCCGAGCCAAGTCGGGGCATTCCAAAGAAACAGCCAAGCCCCAGCCTTCGGGGGTCCTTCACTGACCTCTTGGAGGACAAGCTTCGGATCAAGTCCAAAGTGGAAGGACGTAGGGgaagcaacagcagcagcagcagcagtagctgtAGCAGTAGCTTTCTAGGGTATCCTGCTCCAGGCGGCGGGCCTTCATCAGGAAACTTTGACCGATGGGAGCACCCTGGGGGAAGTGGTGGAGGCAGCTTGAGGGTTGCTGGAGCATCTGGACCAAGCCAGACTGAAACTTACCACAGATGTGAGTCTCCAGAGCTGGGCTACAGCTCACTGGTAAAGGCCTACTCTAGCCTCAGTCTGGTAGTGCCACAGAGTCCTGAGTGCTTCTTCCCAGCTGACCTGCGAGCTGGATCACGACTGTCCGACTGTAGCAGTGAAGGCAGTGCCAGCTCAGACTCTTTCTCCCCTGACCCTTTGTTAGACGATGGTTCCAAGtgccaccatcaccaccaccatccTCACCACCATCATCACTGCTCTGGCCAGAATGCCCACCCTGTAAGCCGTGTTCCTCCTGGACTGGGCCAACATGCTCCTCATAGCTATCCTGTTCCTCAAGCACTACGGAGACAACATGGTTTTGGCTTGGAAGACCCCCCATCTTCTCTTACCTCTCATGTATCTCCACGTCCCTTCAAGTCCCCTTCACCCTACATCCCACCCCACCTTCGGCATCCATTGCTGAGCAGTTTCCCAGGGGAATTCCCAGCTCGTTCACCCCAAACATCCACTGCTCACTCCCACTCTCAGAGCAATTTGATGGGCTCCCTTTGGCAGGAAGGTGGGCTCCAGGACCCCCAAGTGAGAAGAAACCACTCGGGGCTAAACCAACAACCACAACATCAGATAAACTGGGACCCTCATTACCAGCAGCCCCCTAAGCCTTGCTATGATCCGTATGGCTTCCAGAGCCTTCCAGAAGTCCACGAGAAGGCTTGGCACTCTCCTTGGGGCAGGCAAGCCCATTCATCACCCCGTGGCCTTTCAGCATCCAGTCTTCCACCTCTCCCCCAGCTGTCCCTTCCATCTATCACTACCCACAAAAGCCACCTGTCCTCAGTGCCCCAGCAACAGGTACCCCCTGTCTCGGGTCAATACCAGGACCTTAGAGAGAGGGTGTTTGTTAACTTGTGCCGCATCTTCCCTCCAGACTTGGTGAGGATGGTGATGACCAGGAACCCTCATGTGGTGGATGCTCAGGAGCTTGCAGCTGCGATTCTGATGGAGAAATCGCAGCACGGTTCTTGA